Proteins from a single region of Urocitellus parryii isolate mUroPar1 chromosome 4, mUroPar1.hap1, whole genome shotgun sequence:
- the Eef1g gene encoding elongation factor 1-gamma has translation MGPVATLYTYPENWRAFKALIAAQYSGAQVRVLSAPPHFHFGQTNRTPEFLRKFPAGKVPAFEGDDGFCVFESNAIAYYVSNEELRGSTPEAAAQVVQWVSFADSDIVPPASTWVFPTLGIMHHNKQATENAKEEVRRILGLLDAHLKTRTFLVGERVTLADITVVCTLLWLYKQVLEPSFRQAFPNTNRWFLTCINQPQFRAILGEVKLCEKMAQFDAKKFAESQPKKDTPRKEKGSREEKQKPQAERKEEKKAAASAPEEEMDECEQALAAEPKAKDPFAHLPKSTFVLDEFKRKYSNEDTLSVALPYFWEHFDKDGWSLWYAEYRFPEELTQTFMSCNLITGMFQRLDKLRKNAFASVILFGTNNSSSISGVWVFRGQELAFPLSPDWQVDYESYTWRKLDPGSEETQTLVREYFSWEGAFQHVGKAFNQGKIFK, from the exons ACCCTGTACACATACCCTGAAAACTGGAGGGCCTTCAAGGCCCTCATCGCTGCTCAGTACAGTGGGGCTCAGGTCCGCGTGCTCTCCGCACCACCCCATTTCCATTTTGGCCAAACCAACCGTACCCCTGAATTTCTCCGCAAATTTCCTGCTGGCAAG GTTCCAGCATTTGAGGGTGATGATGGATTCTGTGTGTTTGAGAGCAATGCCATCGCCTACTATG TGAGCAATGAGGAGCTGCGGGGAAGTACTCCAGAGGCAGCAGCCCAGGTGGTGCAGTGGGTGAGCTTTGCTGATAGTGACATAGTGCCCCCAGCCAGTACCTGGGTGTTCCCTACCTTGGGCATCATGCACCACAACAAACAG GCCACTGAAAATGCAAAGGAGGAGGTGAGGCGAATTCTGGGACTGCTGGATGCTCACTTGAAGACAAGGACTTTTCTTGTGGGTGAACGAGTGACACTGGCTGACATCACAGTTGTCTGCACCCTGTTGTGGCTCTATAAACAG GTCTTGGAACCTTCTTTTCGCCAGGCCTTTCCCAATACCAATCGCTGGTTCCTTACCTGCATTAACCAACCCCAGTTCCGGGCTATCTTGGGTGAGGTGAAACTGTGTGAGAAGATGGCTCAGTTTGATG CTAAGAAGTTTGCAGAGAGCCAGCCTAAAAAGGATACCCCACGGAAAGAAAAAGGTTCGCGGGAAGAGAAGCAGAAGCCCCAGGCAGAgcggaaagaagaaaaaaaggcagcTGCCTCAGCTCCAGAGGAGGAGATGGATGAATGTGAGCAGGCACTGGCTGCTGAGCCCAAGGCCAAGGACCCCTTTGCTCACCTGCCTAAGAG TACCTTTGTGTTGGATGAATTTAAACGCAAATACTCCAATGAGGACACGCTCTCTGTGGCCCTGCCATATTTTTGGGAGCACTTTGATAAGGATGGTTGGTCCTTGTGGTACGCTGAATACCGCTTTCCTGAAGAGCTCACCCAGACCTTCATGAGTTGCAACCTCATCACTG GAATGTTTCAGCGATTGGACAAGCTGAGAAAGAACGCCTTTGCCAGTGTCATCCTCTTTGGAACCAACAATAGCAGCTCCATTTCTGGAGTCTGGGTCTTCCGAGGCCAGGAGCTTGCCTTTCCG CTGAGTCCAGATTGGCAGGTGGACTACGAGTCATACACATGGCGGAAACTAGATCCTGGCAGCGAGGAGACCCAGACCCTGGTTCGAGAGTACTTTTCCTGGGAAGGGGCCTTCCAGCATGTGGGCAAAGCCTTCAATCAGGGCAAGATCTTTAAGTGA